A section of the Cololabis saira isolate AMF1-May2022 chromosome 16, fColSai1.1, whole genome shotgun sequence genome encodes:
- the LOC133462519 gene encoding enhancer of rudimentary homolog, whose amino-acid sequence MSHTILLVQPTKRPEGRTYADYESVNECMEGVCKMYEEHLKRMNPNSPSITYDISQLFDFIDDLADLSCLVYRADTQTYQPYNKDWIKEKIYVLLRRQAQQAAKL is encoded by the exons ATG tctCACACCATCCTGCTGGTCCAGCCCACCAAGAGGCCCGAGGGACGGACGTACGCCGACTACGAGTCGGTCAACGAGTGCATGGAGG GCGTCTGCAAAATGTACGAGGAGCATTTAAAGAGGATGAACCCCAACAGCCCGTCGATAACGTACGACATCAGCCAGCTGTTTGATTTCATCGACGACCTGGCCGACCTCAGCTGTTTGGT GTACCGCGCCGACACGCAGACGTACCAGCCGTACAACAAGGACTGGATCAAGGAGAAGATCTACGTGCTGCTCCGTCGCCAGGCCCAGCAGGCGGCCAAGttgtga